Proteins from a genomic interval of Pseudoalteromonas sp. MEBiC 03607:
- a CDS encoding type II secretion system protein M, with protein MKDQLINYWRSLKEQEQQLVMVAGVVFVIFVLVMGVFRPLNTAIEKAEQDNIKQQELLAWVDDSIVKLKASGSARVTNNRNLSQIVNSTRNRYQITISKMQPNDNSLRLTIDSVEFNKLVEWLDELVNSQGVLIENLDLSKDDKPGFVRVSRLVLEK; from the coding sequence ATGAAAGACCAATTAATTAATTATTGGCGTTCATTAAAAGAACAAGAGCAGCAACTTGTCATGGTTGCTGGCGTTGTGTTTGTGATTTTTGTGCTAGTAATGGGTGTGTTCAGGCCTCTCAATACAGCAATAGAAAAAGCTGAACAAGACAATATTAAGCAGCAAGAACTACTTGCTTGGGTAGATGACAGTATCGTCAAGCTTAAAGCCAGTGGTAGCGCGCGAGTCACCAATAACCGTAATTTAAGTCAAATTGTCAACAGTACTCGTAACCGTTATCAGATCACGATTAGCAAAATGCAACCAAATGATAATTCATTACGCTTAACAATTGATTCTGTTGAATTTAATAAACTTGTTGAGTGGCTTGATGAGCTGGTCAATTCGCAAGGGGTTCTCATCGAAAATTTAGATTTAAGTAAAGATGACAAGCCGGGCTTTGTGCGTGTAAGTCGTTTGGTACTAGAGAAGTAA
- the gspL gene encoding type II secretion system protein GspL — translation MTEILLIRTGHTLTDSLNWLIYSPTEEEIIASGDIANAAHLGELTEKAQSREVVVLLPSDQVQLKTVALPTKWSRKLEQALPYMLEEEIACDVDDLFIAIAEPTTIEEKHAINIAMTDREWFEQWLAQFSEHAIEVFKVLPDALLLPRVEDHTQLRAVELNGQWLCKLGDWHIAAVEKSWLHGYLTAIGNPSVAHFSPATDFPDTVTLTAKTEQYDLPLALFAKQLPEVSFNLRQGIYQLKKKSAIWWGYWKKAAIAAGIALVCSVGVKSLELYKLNSQLEATKAEVVSNYQRAFPNKKVRPQLIRSQIRNELALIEVGNSAGFLDLTNDLVAIFAEVKDFTPETLRYDHGRNELRIRARGKDFQSFGKVKAILEQRGLTVDQGSLNNDGDYVVGEIKLRGAA, via the coding sequence GTGACAGAAATATTGTTGATCCGTACGGGTCATACATTAACAGACAGCCTTAACTGGCTTATTTACTCACCAACAGAAGAAGAAATAATTGCTAGTGGCGATATTGCCAACGCGGCACATCTTGGTGAACTAACAGAAAAAGCACAATCACGTGAGGTCGTTGTTCTATTGCCAAGCGACCAAGTGCAATTAAAAACAGTAGCACTGCCAACTAAGTGGAGTCGTAAGCTAGAGCAAGCACTTCCTTACATGCTAGAAGAAGAAATAGCTTGCGATGTCGACGATTTATTTATCGCAATCGCTGAGCCAACAACTATCGAAGAAAAGCATGCAATTAATATTGCGATGACTGACCGAGAGTGGTTTGAGCAATGGTTAGCTCAATTTAGTGAGCACGCTATTGAAGTATTTAAAGTACTTCCTGACGCATTATTGTTGCCACGCGTTGAGGATCATACTCAGCTTCGCGCTGTAGAGTTAAATGGTCAGTGGTTATGTAAGCTTGGTGATTGGCATATAGCAGCTGTAGAAAAGAGTTGGTTGCACGGTTATTTAACCGCTATAGGTAATCCTAGTGTTGCTCATTTTAGCCCGGCAACTGACTTTCCAGACACGGTCACACTGACAGCCAAAACAGAGCAGTATGATTTGCCTTTAGCCTTGTTTGCAAAGCAATTACCTGAAGTAAGTTTTAACTTACGTCAAGGTATTTACCAGCTAAAGAAAAAATCTGCTATTTGGTGGGGCTATTGGAAAAAAGCGGCGATTGCTGCTGGCATCGCTTTAGTGTGTAGTGTAGGTGTTAAGTCTCTCGAACTTTATAAACTTAACAGCCAACTAGAAGCAACCAAAGCAGAAGTCGTCTCAAATTATCAACGTGCTTTTCCCAATAAAAAGGTACGTCCGCAATTAATTCGAAGCCAAATTCGTAACGAGCTGGCACTTATTGAGGTCGGAAACAGTGCAGGTTTCTTAGACTTAACTAATGATCTGGTTGCAATCTTTGCAGAAGTGAAAGATTTTACCCCAGAGACACTCCGTTATGATCATGGCCGCAATGAATTACGTATTCGTGCGCGAGGCAAAGATTTCCAATCATTTGGCAAGGTGAAAGCTATCTTAGAACAACGTGGTTTAACGGTTGATCAAGGTTCCTTGAATAATGATGGCGATTATGTCGTTGGTGAAATTAAGTTGCGAGGTGCTGCATGA
- the gspK gene encoding type II secretion system minor pseudopilin GspK — MISFKRSQGAALVIVLFIVALAAMLAVEMSANLMVQVQRSSNIQNHQQAKWYAFAAEELAIKALKQAKEDDPDKTHLGQVWAQQGGVPYPVDHGMLTGTITDLQACLNLNALHAEPDLEKDPNNKTNPAHKALLALLENIEDLPSDESEEAMADSVYDWLDADSITYRSGAEEDEYLSRDYPYMTANSYFASPSELRLIKGFNPLVMEKILPFVCVIPGSELMAINVNTLPTESAIILSSLIEGLSLSGAETVLSSRPEKGFDDLEAFFEEVNQQGAQNVKAVEGLFTINSEYFKLQTQAEFAELRFSMTTLLHANNGKVTILARKFGGVQ; from the coding sequence ATGATTAGTTTTAAACGCTCTCAAGGTGCTGCACTCGTGATTGTGTTATTTATTGTAGCGCTTGCTGCTATGTTAGCTGTCGAAATGAGTGCTAATTTAATGGTGCAGGTACAGCGCAGCAGCAATATTCAAAATCATCAGCAAGCAAAGTGGTATGCGTTTGCCGCTGAAGAATTAGCAATTAAAGCACTAAAACAAGCTAAAGAAGATGATCCAGATAAAACACATTTAGGACAAGTGTGGGCACAACAAGGAGGGGTTCCTTATCCAGTTGATCATGGCATGTTAACTGGGACAATCACAGATTTACAGGCGTGCCTAAATTTGAATGCATTGCATGCTGAACCTGACCTAGAAAAAGATCCTAATAACAAAACAAATCCAGCACATAAAGCGCTTTTAGCACTATTAGAGAATATAGAGGACTTACCCTCTGATGAGTCAGAAGAAGCCATGGCTGATAGCGTTTATGATTGGCTAGATGCTGATAGCATTACCTATCGCTCAGGTGCCGAAGAAGACGAATACTTATCGCGAGATTATCCTTATATGACAGCTAACAGTTATTTCGCTTCTCCATCTGAACTGCGTTTAATAAAAGGTTTTAACCCACTAGTGATGGAAAAAATACTACCATTCGTGTGTGTGATCCCAGGTAGTGAACTCATGGCTATTAATGTAAATACGCTACCGACAGAAAGTGCGATTATTTTAAGCTCACTCATTGAGGGGCTTAGTCTTTCTGGCGCAGAAACCGTTTTATCATCACGCCCTGAAAAAGGCTTTGATGATTTAGAAGCATTTTTTGAAGAGGTAAATCAACAGGGCGCACAGAATGTGAAAGCAGTTGAAGGCCTGTTCACCATCAACAGTGAATACTTTAAACTACAAACGCAGGCTGAATTTGCAGAGCTGCGTTTTTCGATGACCACCTTACTCCATGCCAATAATGGTAAAGTAACGATACTGGCGCGAAAATTTGGAGGCGTACAGTGA
- the gspJ gene encoding type II secretion system minor pseudopilin GspJ, producing the protein MKQRGFTLLEVIIAMGILAFVVLSTHQILDSTTKAKDASDETIAELNGLQTLFRLMDQDFSQMTKRQVRNEAGDFQDTYILAGRYVLDSQYDGIGFVRDGWVNPINLLPRSELQAVGYRVIDDNLERVYRVYVDQLDNIEPRSQVILEDIEELKFEFLDDKDEWQEQWQIKALPKAVAVTIKKIEQEPIRRVFLVPGEGKVTTSTQGANSQP; encoded by the coding sequence GTGAAGCAACGCGGTTTTACTTTGCTTGAAGTGATTATTGCCATGGGCATTTTAGCTTTCGTGGTGCTCTCAACACATCAAATTTTAGACTCGACGACCAAAGCCAAAGATGCCTCAGATGAAACCATTGCTGAACTTAACGGTTTACAAACATTGTTTCGGCTGATGGACCAAGATTTTAGTCAGATGACTAAGCGCCAAGTGCGCAATGAAGCCGGTGATTTTCAAGATACGTACATTTTAGCAGGGCGCTACGTATTGGACAGCCAATACGATGGCATTGGCTTTGTACGAGATGGCTGGGTTAACCCAATAAACTTACTGCCACGCTCTGAATTACAAGCTGTTGGTTATCGCGTTATTGATGATAACTTAGAACGTGTTTACCGCGTTTATGTTGATCAATTAGATAATATTGAACCACGCTCTCAAGTGATTCTAGAAGATATTGAAGAACTTAAGTTTGAGTTTTTAGATGATAAAGATGAGTGGCAAGAGCAATGGCAAATAAAAGCACTTCCTAAAGCGGTTGCCGTCACCATTAAAAAAATTGAGCAAGAGCCAATTCGTCGCGTATTTTTAGTGCCAGGTGAAGGTAAAGTTACGACCTCAACACAAGGAGCGAATAGTCAGCCATGA
- the gspI gene encoding type II secretion system minor pseudopilin GspI codes for MIKSTGFTLLEVMVALAICAMAGIAAMQATGEHINHLSSIEEQTYASWVAENVMVEQRAKGEKWAGKNGTKGTQTLAGFDWYWRQDVVPTADKSFVKVTINVFADEKLEYPVYELSTYLNKGDK; via the coding sequence ATGATTAAATCAACAGGTTTCACGTTATTAGAAGTAATGGTTGCACTCGCTATTTGCGCAATGGCGGGCATTGCCGCTATGCAGGCGACTGGTGAGCACATTAATCATCTTTCGTCGATAGAAGAGCAAACATATGCATCATGGGTTGCTGAAAATGTCATGGTTGAGCAACGTGCCAAAGGTGAAAAGTGGGCAGGGAAGAACGGCACAAAAGGGACGCAGACACTCGCAGGTTTTGACTGGTATTGGCGACAAGATGTCGTGCCAACTGCTGACAAAAGTTTTGTTAAAGTGACTATTAATGTATTTGCAGATGAAAAGTTAGAATACCCAGTTTATGAGCTTTCTACTTATTTAAATAAAGGTGATAAGTAG
- a CDS encoding prepilin-type N-terminal cleavage/methylation domain-containing protein, with protein MVSLGRLHLASRAGSAKGFSLIEILMVLVVIGFVTKMVAYSFDGGAEEELEKQALKIHTAINMASEFAILNQVELGFHIDKETLEFLVFDGEKWITFDREKLFAPIKVDERFKLTLNLDDLAWAEQNLLEQSNWRELMSGGDEDSLLELQKLKIPQVLILSSGEVSAFQLVYELKDEREPQYFIEGEFMAPVKLRREPE; from the coding sequence ATGGTAAGCCTTGGTCGTTTGCATTTGGCTTCTCGGGCAGGCAGTGCCAAAGGGTTTAGCCTCATCGAAATTTTAATGGTGCTTGTGGTAATTGGCTTTGTTACCAAAATGGTCGCTTATAGTTTCGATGGGGGGGCAGAGGAAGAACTCGAAAAACAAGCGCTCAAAATACATACCGCGATTAATATGGCATCTGAGTTCGCCATTTTGAACCAAGTTGAGCTCGGTTTTCATATTGATAAAGAAACACTTGAATTTTTGGTTTTTGATGGTGAAAAATGGATAACTTTTGACCGTGAAAAACTATTTGCACCAATTAAAGTCGATGAACGGTTTAAGCTAACACTAAATCTTGATGATTTAGCATGGGCTGAACAAAACTTACTTGAGCAGTCTAACTGGCGCGAGTTAATGAGTGGCGGTGATGAAGATAGTTTACTTGAGTTACAAAAGCTGAAAATACCGCAAGTGCTTATACTCTCTTCAGGCGAAGTGAGTGCGTTTCAATTGGTTTATGAGCTTAAAGATGAGCGTGAGCCGCAATACTTTATTGAAGGCGAATTCATGGCCCCTGTTAAGCTTCGTAGGGAACCAGAATAA
- the gspG gene encoding type II secretion system major pseudopilin GspG, which translates to MNKQSGFSLLEVMVVLVIIGMIMSIVAPNIMGQQEEAAIDKAHLDIQQIEDALSLYKLKNKTYPTTEQGLEALVTKTSIEPIPKRFPDGGFLEKLPEDPWGNPYQLISPGEIGKVDIFSMGPDGEAGTDDDIGNWDEEKQ; encoded by the coding sequence GTGAACAAACAGTCAGGTTTCTCATTATTAGAAGTCATGGTGGTACTGGTTATCATCGGTATGATTATGTCAATTGTGGCGCCAAATATTATGGGGCAGCAAGAAGAAGCAGCAATCGACAAAGCACATCTAGATATTCAACAAATCGAAGATGCGTTAAGTCTCTATAAGCTTAAGAACAAAACGTATCCTACGACAGAGCAGGGGCTTGAAGCACTTGTTACTAAAACGAGTATTGAGCCTATTCCTAAGCGTTTTCCTGATGGTGGGTTTCTTGAAAAGCTACCAGAGGATCCATGGGGTAATCCATACCAGCTAATCAGCCCAGGAGAAATCGGTAAAGTTGATATTTTCTCGATGGGTCCGGATGGTGAAGCCGGCACTGATGATGATATCGGTAACTGGGATGAAGAAAAACAATAA
- the gspF gene encoding type II secretion system inner membrane protein GspF, with protein sequence MAAFEYRALDGKGKEKKGILEADTVKQIRQTLREQGLMPLEVVAAAEGEKQVKGAKKSLFSGFFKPKISTSDLALITRQLATLIQSALPVEGAVMAVAEQCEKPRLKRMLMAVRSKVVEGYTLADGMSEFPHVFDDLYRAMVAAGEKSGHLDQVLNRLADYTEQRQHMRSQITQAMVYPTILVVFAIAIVSVLLGTVVPKILKTFEKSKQVLPWTTEWVMAASNFVQNYWFISLVVITAIAVGIKQALKRPHIRYWFDEKVLYLPGIGKVARGVNTARFARTLSILSSSSVPLLEGMRISGGVLVNEKMKKSVQDAATRVSEGASLRAALQQTKLFPPMMLHMIASGEKSGELEQMLERAANNQDREFESMVNVSLKLLEPAMIASMAVIVLFIVMAILQPIMAMNKAVGL encoded by the coding sequence ATGGCAGCGTTTGAGTACCGAGCCTTAGATGGTAAAGGTAAAGAGAAAAAAGGCATTCTTGAGGCCGATACGGTAAAACAAATTCGCCAAACTTTGCGTGAACAAGGCCTAATGCCTTTAGAGGTTGTTGCTGCGGCAGAAGGCGAAAAACAAGTGAAAGGGGCTAAAAAGTCTCTCTTTAGTGGTTTTTTTAAGCCAAAGATCTCCACCTCAGATTTAGCTTTAATTACCCGTCAGCTTGCCACCTTGATTCAATCGGCTTTACCTGTGGAAGGGGCTGTAATGGCGGTCGCAGAGCAATGTGAGAAGCCACGCTTAAAGCGCATGTTGATGGCCGTACGCTCAAAAGTAGTTGAAGGCTATACGCTTGCCGATGGCATGAGTGAGTTTCCGCATGTGTTTGATGATTTATATCGCGCAATGGTGGCAGCGGGTGAAAAGTCAGGTCACTTAGATCAAGTTCTTAATCGTTTAGCTGATTACACGGAACAACGACAGCATATGCGTAGTCAAATAACACAAGCGATGGTGTATCCGACTATCCTTGTTGTATTTGCAATTGCTATCGTATCTGTGTTGCTCGGTACTGTAGTGCCTAAGATTTTAAAGACATTTGAAAAGTCTAAGCAAGTTTTACCTTGGACTACAGAATGGGTTATGGCGGCCAGTAACTTTGTACAAAATTACTGGTTTATTAGCTTGGTGGTCATAACTGCCATAGCGGTAGGCATAAAGCAGGCGCTGAAACGACCGCATATTCGCTATTGGTTTGATGAAAAAGTGTTGTATTTACCGGGTATTGGTAAAGTAGCCAGAGGTGTTAATACTGCCCGCTTTGCACGAACATTAAGTATTTTATCATCTAGTTCGGTGCCCTTACTTGAAGGAATGCGTATTTCAGGTGGGGTATTAGTGAACGAAAAAATGAAAAAATCGGTGCAAGATGCAGCAACGCGTGTCAGTGAGGGTGCTAGCCTTCGTGCTGCACTTCAGCAAACGAAGCTGTTTCCACCGATGATGCTACATATGATTGCCAGTGGTGAAAAATCAGGTGAATTGGAACAAATGCTAGAACGCGCGGCAAACAACCAAGATCGCGAGTTTGAAAGCATGGTTAATGTATCGTTAAAGCTCTTAGAGCCAGCGATGATAGCTTCAATGGCTGTTATTGTTTTGTTTATTGTAATGGCGATACTGCAACCAATTATGGCAATGAATAAAGCTGTAGGTCTTTAA
- the gspE gene encoding type II secretion system ATPase GspE, with amino-acid sequence MTNAITEINDELVHDTTTTHDELLTSDDLVSLPTKRLPFSYARRTGVLLSKNQDNWTVFYRGELNLDALLEVRRIAGHGFSLEQLPDDKFELLLEASYQRDSSETQQMMEDIGNEVDLFSLADELPQTEDLLAGDDDAPIIKLINAMLSEAIKEGASDIHIETFEQELVIRFRVDGVLKEVLKPNRKLASLLVSRIKVMAKLDIAEKRIPQDGRISLRIAGRAVDVRVSTMPSSFGERVVLRLLDKNNARLNLEDLGMTERNRELFADLISKPHGIILVTGPTGSGKSTTLYAGMSQINSRDRNILTVEDPIEYEIPGIGQTQVNTKVDMTFARGLRAILRQDPDVVMVGEIRDLETAQIGVQASLTGHLVMSTLHTNTAAGAITRMEDMGVEPFLLSSSLLGVLSQRLVRTLCNTCKEGHIADERECQLLGVNPAEPPTIYRAVGCEECNFNGYRGRTGIHELLVVDETIREMIHSGKGEQSVEKYIRKHSPSIRQDGCSRVLAGRTTLEEVLRVTREEG; translated from the coding sequence ATGACTAATGCAATTACCGAGATTAATGACGAGTTAGTCCATGACACGACAACTACTCATGATGAGCTTTTAACAAGTGATGATCTTGTTAGCTTGCCAACGAAGCGGTTGCCGTTCTCGTATGCACGTCGCACAGGCGTATTGCTAAGCAAAAATCAAGATAACTGGACTGTGTTTTATCGCGGTGAGTTAAACCTAGATGCCCTGCTTGAAGTACGTCGTATTGCCGGTCATGGTTTTTCGTTAGAGCAATTACCAGATGATAAATTTGAGCTATTGCTAGAGGCTTCGTACCAGCGTGATAGTTCTGAAACACAACAGATGATGGAAGATATTGGTAACGAGGTTGATTTATTCTCGTTGGCCGATGAATTGCCGCAAACTGAAGATCTCCTTGCTGGTGATGATGATGCACCAATCATCAAGCTAATCAACGCGATGCTGAGCGAAGCAATTAAAGAAGGTGCCTCGGATATTCATATCGAAACATTCGAGCAAGAACTTGTTATTCGCTTTAGGGTTGATGGCGTTTTAAAAGAAGTATTAAAACCTAATCGTAAACTCGCTTCATTGTTAGTGTCGCGAATTAAGGTTATGGCAAAACTCGATATCGCAGAGAAACGTATCCCGCAGGATGGGCGTATTAGTTTACGTATTGCTGGTCGTGCTGTTGATGTGCGTGTATCAACGATGCCATCAAGCTTTGGTGAGCGTGTCGTGCTGCGTCTACTTGATAAAAATAATGCTCGCTTGAATCTTGAAGATTTAGGGATGACTGAGCGTAATCGAGAGCTATTTGCTGATTTAATTAGTAAGCCGCACGGTATTATCTTAGTAACCGGTCCAACGGGTTCTGGTAAAAGTACCACCTTGTATGCGGGTATGAGTCAAATTAACTCACGCGATCGCAACATTCTTACGGTTGAAGATCCAATCGAGTACGAGATCCCAGGTATTGGTCAAACTCAGGTAAATACTAAAGTAGATATGACCTTTGCACGCGGTTTGCGTGCCATCCTTCGTCAAGACCCTGACGTAGTAATGGTTGGTGAGATCCGTGACCTTGAAACAGCACAAATAGGTGTTCAAGCGTCATTAACTGGTCACTTAGTAATGTCGACTCTGCACACTAATACGGCAGCCGGTGCAATCACACGTATGGAAGACATGGGTGTTGAGCCTTTCTTACTTTCTTCGTCCCTGCTTGGTGTATTGTCGCAACGCCTAGTGCGTACTTTATGTAATACTTGTAAAGAAGGTCACATTGCCGATGAACGTGAGTGCCAGCTATTGGGTGTAAACCCTGCTGAGCCACCAACAATTTACCGAGCTGTGGGTTGTGAAGAGTGTAACTTTAACGGTTATCGCGGTCGTACAGGTATTCATGAATTATTAGTTGTTGATGAAACTATTCGTGAAATGATCCACAGTGGTAAAGGTGAGCAAAGCGTTGAGAAATACATCCGCAAGCATAGCCCAAGTATTCGTCAGGATGGCTGTAGCCGTGTATTAGCTGGCCGTACAACCTTAGAAGAAGTCTTACGTGTAACACGTGAGGAAGGTTAA
- the gspD gene encoding type II secretion system secretin GspD, whose amino-acid sequence MVHALHLRKIKKGLAKYAALFLLTGLSLSVSAVEYAANFKGTDINEFINIVGKNLNKTVIIDPSVRGKVNVRSYELMDEKLYYQFFLNVLEVYGYSVVEMDNGIIKIEKSSDAKKSNVPLITEDNQASGDMMVTRVVRVKNVSVQELGPLIRQFNDQKDGGHVANFNAANVMMLTGHAASVNRLVEIIRSVDQAGDKRVDIVKLKFATADDVVSVVDNIYKDGGKGSIPEFLIPKVVADGRTNSVIVSGEAQARTRAVDLISRLDGELENQGNTKVIYLNYAKAEDLVKVLQGVSKTLAEDAQGGATKTRTRNQNETSIEAHPDSNSLVITAQPDTMRSLEQVIDRLDVRRAQVLVEAIIVEVLEADGINLGLQWISEQGGMMQFNNGTTVPVGSLAVAAEQARDKTVQKTITGSETGNTTPYEETVEGDLGPLGQLLGGINGLAMGIVKNDWGAIIQAVSTDTNSNILATPSVTTMDNEEASMIVGQEVPIITGSQTGSNNANPFQTVERQEVGVKLKVTPQINDGSAVQLTIEQEVSSVSGATAVDISVNKRAIKTTVMADDGGMVVLGGLIDEDVQESVSKVPLLGDIPVLGHLFRSTSTNKRKRNLIVFIRPTIVRDGISMNKLSHSKYNFIRGEQHKQKEDGIDLMPLTDAPILPEWNDALVLPPTYEEYLKQQNANERNDD is encoded by the coding sequence ATGGTTCACGCGCTACACCTCAGAAAAATTAAGAAAGGGTTAGCAAAATATGCAGCGCTTTTTTTATTAACAGGATTATCGCTTTCAGTTTCTGCTGTTGAATATGCAGCAAACTTTAAGGGAACAGATATTAATGAATTCATTAATATCGTGGGTAAAAACCTAAATAAAACGGTGATTATTGACCCTAGTGTGCGCGGTAAAGTGAATGTGCGCAGCTACGAATTAATGGATGAAAAACTCTATTATCAGTTCTTCTTAAATGTACTCGAAGTATACGGTTATTCAGTTGTAGAAATGGATAACGGTATTATCAAGATTGAGAAAAGCTCAGACGCAAAAAAATCAAACGTCCCTTTGATCACTGAAGATAATCAAGCCAGTGGCGATATGATGGTGACGCGTGTTGTTAGAGTGAAGAATGTTAGTGTACAAGAATTAGGCCCACTCATTCGTCAGTTTAATGACCAAAAAGATGGTGGCCATGTTGCTAACTTTAATGCTGCAAACGTGATGATGTTGACAGGCCATGCTGCATCGGTGAACCGCTTAGTGGAAATTATACGCTCAGTTGACCAAGCGGGTGATAAACGCGTTGATATCGTAAAACTTAAATTTGCTACCGCAGACGATGTAGTGTCTGTCGTTGATAATATTTACAAAGATGGTGGCAAAGGCAGCATTCCAGAGTTTTTGATCCCTAAAGTTGTTGCTGATGGACGTACTAACAGTGTGATTGTCAGTGGTGAAGCACAAGCACGAACTCGTGCTGTTGATCTTATCAGTCGCTTAGATGGAGAGCTTGAAAACCAAGGTAATACCAAGGTTATCTATTTAAACTACGCAAAAGCTGAAGATCTTGTAAAAGTATTACAGGGTGTGAGTAAAACGCTAGCAGAAGATGCGCAAGGTGGTGCAACTAAGACTCGTACGCGCAACCAAAACGAAACAAGTATTGAAGCGCACCCAGATTCTAACTCGCTGGTTATTACTGCCCAGCCAGATACCATGCGCTCACTTGAACAAGTAATAGACCGTCTTGATGTACGCCGAGCGCAGGTACTTGTCGAGGCTATTATCGTTGAAGTGTTAGAAGCTGATGGTATCAATTTAGGCTTGCAGTGGATTTCAGAGCAAGGCGGGATGATGCAGTTCAACAATGGCACAACAGTGCCTGTTGGTTCGTTAGCTGTTGCAGCAGAGCAAGCACGTGATAAAACGGTACAAAAAACGATTACAGGCAGTGAGACAGGTAATACAACGCCATATGAAGAAACTGTAGAAGGTGATTTAGGTCCTTTAGGGCAATTGCTTGGTGGTATTAACGGACTCGCAATGGGTATCGTGAAAAATGACTGGGGTGCAATTATTCAAGCAGTATCTACAGATACTAACTCAAACATTCTTGCCACACCGTCTGTTACGACCATGGATAACGAAGAAGCGTCGATGATTGTTGGTCAAGAAGTACCTATTATCACAGGTTCACAAACAGGCTCAAATAACGCAAATCCATTCCAAACAGTTGAACGTCAAGAAGTGGGTGTAAAACTTAAAGTAACACCGCAAATTAATGACGGCTCTGCAGTACAGCTAACAATTGAACAAGAAGTATCAAGTGTTAGTGGCGCTACAGCAGTTGATATTTCAGTTAATAAGCGTGCTATTAAAACCACGGTTATGGCTGACGATGGTGGCATGGTTGTGCTAGGTGGCTTGATTGATGAAGATGTGCAGGAAAGTGTATCTAAAGTGCCGTTATTAGGAGATATTCCTGTACTTGGTCATTTATTCCGTTCAACAAGTACAAATAAACGCAAGCGTAACTTGATTGTATTTATTCGTCCTACCATTGTGCGCGATGGCATTAGCATGAATAAACTGAGCCACTCGAAATATAACTTTATCCGTGGCGAACAACATAAACAAAAAGAAGATGGTATTGATTTAATGCCGTTGACGGATGCACCAATCCTTCCTGAATGGAATGACGCTTTGGTATTACCGCCAACTTACGAAGAGTACCTAAAACAACAAAACGCGAATGAGCGCAACGATGACTAA
- the gspC gene encoding type II secretion system protein GspC yields MEQHLQQVRQFLNGLPHAKLSALVVLLVVVYIAFLSSKLFWLVWPEPDTKALPINSAYTTSKRVETVNSRQIIEQNLFGKAVAESKNDTKKQNKVINNAPETRLSINLTGIVAVSQNDQAGLAIIESQGKQETYVVDDAVQGTRAKLAQVLPDRVILDVNGRFETLMLDGLDFTKTVSMPVLAEREEPALMDGPQLDEIEQINATEDEEVKDALIETREEVLDDPGKLFDYIRVSQAMVDGELVGYRLSPGKDPALFKQMGLMNNDLAIAINGYQLNDLKQAMSAINELRNSTDASITIERDGEQIDVQFSLQ; encoded by the coding sequence ATGGAACAACACTTACAACAAGTTAGACAGTTTTTAAACGGCTTACCACACGCCAAGCTAAGTGCACTTGTAGTGCTGTTAGTTGTTGTTTATATTGCATTTTTATCTTCAAAGTTGTTTTGGCTAGTTTGGCCGGAGCCTGATACCAAAGCATTGCCAATCAATAGCGCCTATACCACTTCAAAACGAGTTGAAACCGTAAACTCGAGACAAATCATTGAGCAAAATTTATTCGGTAAAGCAGTAGCCGAAAGTAAAAATGATACAAAAAAACAGAATAAAGTTATTAACAATGCCCCTGAAACTCGCCTCAGTATAAATCTGACTGGCATTGTTGCGGTAAGTCAAAATGATCAAGCTGGTCTTGCAATAATTGAATCACAGGGTAAACAAGAAACTTATGTGGTTGATGATGCTGTTCAAGGCACTCGCGCAAAGCTAGCTCAGGTATTACCTGACCGTGTCATTTTAGATGTTAATGGCCGTTTCGAGACTCTAATGCTAGATGGACTCGACTTCACTAAAACAGTATCTATGCCAGTATTGGCAGAGCGTGAAGAGCCAGCTTTAATGGATGGTCCTCAGCTTGATGAAATTGAACAAATTAACGCGACAGAAGATGAAGAGGTAAAAGACGCTCTTATCGAGACCCGCGAAGAAGTATTAGACGATCCAGGGAAATTATTTGACTACATTCGTGTTTCTCAAGCGATGGTAGACGGTGAATTGGTGGGCTACCGCTTAAGCCCAGGAAAAGACCCTGCGCTATTTAAGCAAATGGGATTAATGAATAATGATTTAGCTATTGCAATAAATGGCTATCAATTAAACGATTTAAAACAGGCAATGTCAGCAATTAACGAATTACGAAATAGTACTGACGCCAGCATCACTATCGAACGCGATGGTGAGCAAATTGATGTGCAATTTAGCCTGCAATAA